From Butyricimonas paravirosa, one genomic window encodes:
- a CDS encoding type IV toxin-antitoxin system AbiEi family antitoxin domain-containing protein → MSNETTTAILDYAEMHHDFSIEDLFAYLHERTGINRSSLSWYLFKLVDDNALVRIGRGMYGKVVKQSFSPKPTDEVKKVYELLQANFPFARFCVYQGEIIAPLQHHLSSNSVIYVETERDSAETVFNFLKNEGREAYLRPDKEMIYRYVDMDRRAFFVKNLVSEAPLQKVSDVPMPTLEKLLVDILRDSDFFYLQGSESEHIIENAFNLYAVNRSRLFRYAGRRKVKEELSSILNNLNIQ, encoded by the coding sequence ATGAGTAACGAAACGACAACAGCCATACTCGATTATGCCGAAATGCACCATGATTTCAGCATAGAGGACTTGTTTGCCTATCTTCACGAGAGAACCGGCATCAACAGGTCTTCCTTGTCATGGTATCTGTTCAAACTTGTAGATGATAACGCACTCGTCAGAATCGGACGCGGCATGTATGGCAAAGTGGTGAAGCAATCCTTTTCTCCGAAACCGACAGATGAAGTGAAAAAGGTATATGAACTGCTGCAAGCCAATTTCCCGTTTGCCAGGTTTTGTGTCTATCAAGGTGAAATCATCGCACCGTTACAACATCATCTTTCTTCCAACAGTGTAATCTACGTGGAAACGGAAAGGGATTCGGCGGAAACCGTTTTCAATTTTCTGAAAAACGAAGGCCGGGAGGCTTACCTTCGACCGGACAAGGAAATGATATACCGTTACGTGGATATGGACCGCAGGGCGTTCTTTGTCAAAAATCTGGTTTCGGAAGCACCCTTGCAGAAAGTGTCCGATGTACCGATGCCTACATTGGAAAAATTGCTGGTCGATATATTGAGGGACTCCGACTTTTTCTATCTGCAAGGCAGTGAAAGCGAACATATCATAGAAAATGCCTTTAACCTTTATGCCGTTAACCGAAGCCGGCTTTTCAGGTATGCCGGCAGACGGAAGGTGAAGGAAGAATTATCGTCCATCCTGAATAATTTGAATATACAATGA